A window of Spirochaetae bacterium HGW-Spirochaetae-1 genomic DNA:
GGATACAGTCCAACCTGGACGTGCCCGTGTACCTCCATGCCGGTGATCATGAAGAAGCGACGCGGGGAACGCGTCTCTACCTGTACCGGAAAATGGTCTGGGGAAACCGGGCTCCCTTTGCTGCCGACCCGCTGCCGGAACGTATCGAAACGGGCCGCCACACTCTACAGGTCATTCATACACCGGGGCACAGTCCCAATCACGTTGTGTATCTGGAAAAAAACAGGGGATGGCTTTTCACCGGCGATCTCTATATCGGACCGAAGCAGAACGTGTCCTTTCTCGAGGAAAACACTCTCGACGCCATTGCTTCAATAAAGAAGATACTTGCAATGGACTGGGACACGATTTTCTGCGCCCATGCCGGGATTCAAACTGACGGAAAGAAAAAGTTTATGCGAAAACTCCAGTTTTTCGAGGATATCCGGGGAAATGTTGAAGATCTTTATGGGCAGGGAATATCCCTGAAGGAGATCAACAGGCGGCTCTTTCCCAAAAAGGACCTGTGGGAGCGGTTATCTCACGGGGAATGGACTTCCTACCGCATGATCAGCACCTGTCTTCAAGAAAATTGAGGCGGGATAAAAATTGAGCGGCAAAAGTATATTTTATTGACAAATTGATGTTTCACAAAATAATGTCACATCGCGTTTGAGATGGTTGACAAATCAGGCCGTCTCTATGTATATTGACACATCAAACATGGTGGAAGTAGCTCAGTTGGCAGAGCCCAGGATTGTGATTCCTGTGGTCGCGGGTTCGAGCCCCGTCTTCCACCCATCGCGGGACAGATTCGAACCCGCATTTGCAGGGATGTCTGCGCAACGCAGCACATCCCTGTTTAGTATATAGCGGTAGGGAATTTTCCACGATATGCTTGCTGCTGTGGCCTCATCGTTTATGGATATCGATTCCGCCATGCTTTTTAGCGCCTCGATGCGTTCCTCGCTGCCGGCAGATTGATACAGGTGCAGGAATTTCCTACACTTTTCAATGGTGTTTGATACCTCAAAAATAAAGGCCTCTTTATCCACTCTGATTTTCTGGTGTTGTTTTTCCAGCTGTTCGATCTGTTTGCGGTTCTGCTGCATCCGGCGCTGGACGGTCTGCGGGTCGAATCCCTCATACAGCT
This region includes:
- a CDS encoding Zn-dependent hydrolase, producing MHRVRSLCHGMPRRGHNHDAAGPGAGDPCQCEGNGPEDHAGKGHPEGIPGKGTKVMAFITKSMELIRHDDVTCVQGRLKNRFMGGLAVSFYHLENCLIDTGTSSMADLYLDFFRSYPIDQAALTHVHEDHAGLAPWIQSNLDVPVYLHAGDHEEATRGTRLYLYRKMVWGNRAPFAADPLPERIETGRHTLQVIHTPGHSPNHVVYLEKNRGWLFTGDLYIGPKQNVSFLEENTLDAIASIKKILAMDWDTIFCAHAGIQTDGKKKFMRKLQFFEDIRGNVEDLYGQGISLKEINRRLFPKKDLWERLSHGEWTSYRMISTCLQEN